A genome region from Frankineae bacterium MT45 includes the following:
- a CDS encoding phosphate transport system substrate-binding protein, which yields MKLHRTGVIVGLIAGSTALAVSLTACSSSKSDTSTSSPTGAAASGLPITCASGTLKGDGSSAQKNAVQQWTADFKSKCSGMTINYQGAGSGAGITGFQTKQLDWAGSDAAIKGDDVTKANANCATGGTAINIPMVVGPISMAYNVSGVDKLTLTPKLLGEIFTGKITSWDNADIKAANSGVSLPSTPIKVVTRSDSSGTSFNFSSYLSQVDPTDFTAAPAKKWPVAVGAGAKGSAGVAGAVKASDGSIGYVELSAAQDAGVKMAAIDSGDGPVDVSADGASKFMAAGSTVSGTAPDLTLTLDYTKHGAGVYPIVLVTYEIVCTKYNDSNVGAMVKAFFSYTSGAGQSSLNDLGYAPLPSDLLTKVQSSVSAIS from the coding sequence GTGAAGTTGCACCGGACTGGCGTAATCGTCGGCCTGATCGCTGGCTCGACCGCACTTGCGGTCTCCTTGACCGCATGTAGCTCCAGCAAGAGCGACACCTCGACGAGCTCGCCCACGGGCGCGGCCGCATCGGGACTCCCGATCACTTGCGCAAGCGGCACGCTCAAGGGCGATGGCTCGAGCGCCCAGAAGAACGCCGTTCAGCAGTGGACGGCTGACTTCAAGTCCAAGTGCTCCGGCATGACCATCAACTACCAGGGTGCCGGCTCCGGCGCCGGCATCACCGGGTTCCAGACCAAGCAGCTCGACTGGGCCGGTTCGGATGCCGCGATCAAGGGTGACGACGTCACCAAGGCCAACGCGAACTGCGCCACCGGCGGTACGGCCATCAACATCCCGATGGTCGTCGGACCGATCTCGATGGCCTACAACGTCTCGGGCGTGGACAAGCTCACGCTGACCCCGAAGCTCCTCGGTGAGATCTTCACCGGCAAGATCACCAGCTGGGACAACGCCGACATCAAGGCCGCCAACTCCGGCGTCTCGCTGCCGAGCACCCCGATCAAGGTCGTCACCCGTTCCGACAGCTCGGGTACCTCGTTCAACTTCTCCAGCTACCTCAGCCAGGTCGACCCGACCGACTTCACCGCCGCCCCGGCCAAGAAGTGGCCCGTCGCGGTTGGCGCCGGAGCCAAGGGCAGCGCCGGTGTCGCCGGTGCCGTCAAGGCCAGCGATGGCTCGATCGGTTACGTCGAGCTCTCCGCCGCTCAGGATGCCGGCGTCAAGATGGCCGCCATCGACAGCGGCGACGGCCCGGTTGACGTCAGCGCCGACGGTGCCAGCAAGTTCATGGCAGCCGGCTCGACGGTATCCGGTACCGCTCCGGACCTGACGCTGACGCTGGACTACACGAAGCACGGCGCCGGTGTCTACCCGATCGTCTTGGTTACGTACGAGATCGTCTGCACCAAGTACAACGACTCGAACGTCGGCGCGATGGTGAAGGCATTCTTCAGCTACACGTCGGGCGCAGGCCAGAGTTCGCTGAACGATCTCGGCTACGCTCCGCTTCCGTCGGACCTGCTCACCAAGGTGCAGTCCTCGGTATCGGCTATCAGCTAG
- a CDS encoding phosphate ABC transporter membrane protein 1, PhoT family, with amino-acid sequence MSTGQADDGSDGDEATAIRYSPDPGPTLLAPDVEEGHLESVLIGAGGTPNTLQATGVTISGDGKTKVRLGDRIFSLLAAGSGLFVVLLIGLVALFLVVKAFPAIADDKANFLTSTKWDLSTPGHFEFGIAWLLWVTVIISLEAMIIAVPIAVCIALYVSHYAPKRIASSVAFVVNLLAAVPSIIYGLWGFTVFAPAMEPVQRAFYHLGGVIPIFKYASGDPFTIFIGGIVLAIMILPIITAVSRDVFERTPRANVEAALALGATRWEMIRMAVLPYGRAGVTSGAMLGLGRALGETIAVLLILHVPSTFSFSIMQGGLTFASRIALDAGEMSPQQAPAYIAAGLVLFVLTFVVNAAARAIVNRKRDFV; translated from the coding sequence ATGAGCACGGGACAGGCCGACGACGGGTCGGACGGCGACGAAGCTACGGCGATCCGCTACTCCCCCGACCCCGGCCCGACGCTCCTGGCCCCGGACGTCGAGGAGGGGCATCTCGAGTCCGTCCTCATCGGCGCCGGCGGCACCCCGAACACACTGCAGGCCACCGGCGTCACCATCAGCGGTGACGGCAAGACCAAGGTGCGCCTCGGCGACCGGATCTTCTCGCTCCTAGCCGCGGGCAGTGGCCTCTTCGTGGTCCTGCTCATCGGGCTCGTCGCCCTCTTCCTCGTCGTGAAGGCGTTCCCGGCCATCGCCGACGACAAGGCCAACTTCCTCACCTCGACCAAGTGGGACCTGAGCACGCCCGGCCACTTCGAGTTCGGCATCGCCTGGCTGCTGTGGGTCACGGTGATCATCTCGCTCGAAGCGATGATCATCGCCGTCCCGATCGCCGTCTGCATCGCGCTCTACGTGTCGCACTACGCACCGAAGCGGATCGCGAGCAGCGTGGCGTTCGTGGTGAACCTGCTGGCCGCCGTCCCCTCGATCATCTACGGCCTCTGGGGCTTCACCGTCTTCGCACCGGCGATGGAGCCGGTTCAGCGGGCCTTTTATCACCTCGGCGGCGTCATCCCGATCTTCAAGTACGCCTCCGGTGACCCCTTCACCATCTTCATCGGCGGCATCGTGCTGGCGATCATGATCCTGCCGATCATCACCGCGGTCAGCCGGGACGTCTTCGAGCGGACCCCCCGGGCCAACGTCGAGGCGGCCCTGGCCCTCGGCGCGACGCGCTGGGAGATGATCCGAATGGCGGTGCTCCCCTACGGCCGGGCCGGCGTCACCAGCGGGGCCATGCTCGGCCTGGGCCGCGCACTGGGCGAGACGATCGCCGTGCTCCTCATCCTGCACGTGCCCTCGACCTTCTCCTTCTCGATCATGCAGGGTGGTCTCACCTTCGCCTCCCGCATCGCGCTGGACGCCGGCGAGATGAGCCCGCAGCAGGCACCGGCCTACATCGCCGCCGGCCTGGTGCTCTTCGTGCTCACCTTCGTGGTGAACGCGGCCGCCCGCGCGATCGTCAACCGCAAGCGGGACTTCGTCTGA
- a CDS encoding molybdate transport system substrate-binding protein has protein sequence MRTSVTTLVLLSAASLTLAGCSSSSTSSSGSTTATSATTTSASVTGTVTVLAAASLTDAFNQLGKQFEAAHPGTTVKFSFGGSSALALQINQGAPADVFASAATKNMTQVVTKGGAEASAVKNFASNVLEIATPPSNPQHIASVNDLAKSGVKVAVCLPAVPCGAAAISLFENAGITVKPATQEADVKATLAKVESNEVDAGVVYVTDVQAAGSKVKGVPIDPSVNVTTKYPIAPLTKASNAAGADAFVAYVLSDAGQQVLAADGFAKP, from the coding sequence ATGCGCACGTCCGTCACCACCCTGGTTCTCCTGAGCGCCGCCTCACTGACGCTGGCCGGCTGCAGTTCGTCGTCCACGAGCAGCAGCGGCTCGACGACGGCCACCAGCGCGACGACCACGTCGGCCTCGGTCACCGGGACGGTGACGGTCCTCGCCGCCGCCTCACTCACCGACGCCTTCAACCAGCTGGGGAAGCAGTTCGAGGCGGCCCACCCCGGCACGACGGTGAAGTTCAGCTTCGGCGGCAGCTCGGCCCTGGCCCTGCAGATCAACCAGGGCGCACCGGCGGACGTCTTCGCCTCAGCCGCCACCAAGAACATGACGCAGGTCGTCACCAAGGGTGGGGCGGAGGCGTCAGCGGTGAAGAACTTCGCCTCCAACGTCCTCGAGATCGCGACCCCGCCGTCGAACCCGCAGCACATCGCCAGCGTCAACGACCTGGCCAAGTCGGGCGTCAAGGTGGCGGTCTGCCTGCCGGCCGTGCCCTGCGGGGCCGCCGCGATCTCGCTCTTCGAGAACGCCGGCATCACCGTCAAGCCAGCCACCCAGGAGGCCGACGTGAAGGCGACCCTGGCCAAGGTCGAGTCCAACGAGGTCGACGCCGGCGTCGTCTACGTGACCGACGTGCAGGCGGCCGGGTCGAAGGTGAAGGGAGTGCCGATCGACCCGTCGGTGAACGTCACGACCAAGTACCCGATCGCGCCGCTGACCAAGGCCAGCAACGCTGCCGGCGCGGACGCCTTCGTGGCCTACGTCCTCTCCGACGCCGGGCAGCAGGTCTTAGCCGCTGACGGATTCGCCAAGCCGTAG
- a CDS encoding molybdenum-pterin binding domain-containing protein produces MPTYRIRHAADLLGVSDDTLRRWIDAGRIATILVDGRQAIDGAALAEFAVEQNATSALSDGITTVPAVRESSRNRFLGLVTKVTRDTVMAQVEIQSGANRIVSLMSREAADELALEPGVLAYASVKATNVVVELAQLTNTRAGKAE; encoded by the coding sequence ATGCCGACTTACCGAATTCGCCATGCGGCGGACCTTCTCGGCGTCAGCGATGACACGCTCCGGCGCTGGATCGATGCCGGCCGAATAGCCACGATCCTGGTTGACGGGCGTCAAGCCATCGACGGCGCCGCGCTCGCCGAATTCGCGGTCGAGCAGAATGCCACCTCCGCCCTCTCCGACGGAATCACGACGGTGCCTGCAGTACGTGAATCGTCCCGCAATCGCTTTCTCGGACTGGTCACCAAGGTCACCCGCGACACGGTGATGGCCCAGGTGGAGATCCAGTCCGGCGCCAATCGCATCGTCTCGCTGATGAGCCGCGAGGCGGCCGACGAACTTGCCCTCGAACCAGGCGTGCTGGCCTACGCCAGCGTCAAGGCGACGAACGTCGTCGTAGAACTAGCCCAACTCACCAACACAAGAGCCGGAAAGGCCGAATAG
- a CDS encoding Sugar-specific transcriptional regulator TrmB, translating into MLTAIGLTTEESALYRALVATPVAEVAVLANALETTHAECEQLLQQLVARGLASPSLTYPGAYVAVAPDIALRGALVARQADLHRAEAEVAALARIYHLGGASRVTTDVVDVVSGWEEVQRRGYQVNEAAEKQISTTFKNPMLRGSRELAANHIDASKRGVLNRMIFEGDGLDPAELSWGIRQVAESNSDIRVFGSVPARMMIADRRLALVALDDRHLNQVGAALIVHPSGLLDAMVGLFEMLWSMALPVNHSIPLSSGISAVENRVMNLLVAGFTDRAIAGILKTSERSIQRHVRRMMDEVGAQSRVQLGWQAARAGWLISAGQPSPPIQAAQATQTTQPAQSTQPAQSAQPKRPEM; encoded by the coding sequence ATGCTGACTGCGATTGGTCTTACGACGGAAGAATCCGCGCTCTATCGCGCGCTGGTGGCGACCCCGGTGGCCGAGGTAGCTGTACTGGCGAATGCCCTGGAGACCACTCACGCCGAATGTGAGCAGCTGCTGCAGCAATTGGTGGCCCGGGGGCTGGCCAGCCCATCGCTCACCTACCCGGGGGCCTACGTGGCGGTGGCGCCGGATATAGCGCTCCGTGGCGCCCTGGTCGCGCGCCAGGCGGATCTGCACCGGGCCGAGGCCGAGGTGGCCGCGCTGGCCCGTATCTATCACCTGGGTGGCGCGAGCCGGGTTACCACCGACGTCGTCGATGTGGTCTCGGGATGGGAGGAGGTGCAGCGCCGCGGTTATCAGGTGAACGAGGCGGCCGAGAAGCAGATCAGCACCACTTTCAAGAACCCGATGCTGCGTGGTTCACGCGAACTGGCGGCCAACCACATCGACGCCTCCAAGCGCGGCGTGCTGAACCGGATGATCTTCGAAGGTGACGGTCTGGATCCGGCCGAGCTGAGCTGGGGCATCCGTCAGGTCGCGGAGAGCAACTCCGACATCCGGGTCTTCGGCTCAGTGCCGGCCCGGATGATGATCGCCGATCGCCGGCTGGCTCTGGTCGCCCTGGACGACCGCCACCTGAATCAGGTCGGTGCTGCGCTTATCGTGCACCCCAGCGGTCTGCTGGACGCCATGGTCGGGCTCTTCGAGATGCTCTGGTCGATGGCGCTGCCGGTGAATCACTCGATCCCGCTGAGCAGCGGGATCAGCGCAGTCGAGAACCGGGTGATGAACCTGCTCGTGGCCGGCTTCACCGACCGGGCCATCGCCGGCATCCTGAAGACGTCCGAGCGCAGCATTCAACGCCACGTCCGGCGAATGATGGATGAGGTGGGCGCGCAGTCCCGCGTACAGCTCGGTTGGCAGGCCGCCCGAGCCGGCTGGCTGATCTCGGCCGGCCAACCGAGCCCGCCGATCCAGGCAGCTCAGGCGACCCAGACGACGCAGCCGGCCCAATCAACGCAGCCGGCCCAATCAGCTCAGCCGAAGCGGCCGGAGATGTAG
- a CDS encoding molybdate transport system ATP-binding protein: MSLRAEVMLRRGTFELDVDLAIEDGEILAVLGPNGAGKTTLLRALAGLDELQAGRIVVDSTIYAEAGAVDIAPESRRIAYVFQDYRLFPHLSARENVAYGARSRGRSRVQARAEADGWLERLGIAAVAGHRPSKLSGGQAQRVALARALATDPALVLLDEPLAALDARTRGEVRAMLKTQLHEVGAPTVLVTHEALEATVLADRLLVLENGRMVQQGTPAEVARRPATPYVAKLMGLNLYAGTRSPLGQITVDGGGTFICAEADPNFSGALSGRVLVALRPSAITVHAAQPVNTSPRNVWPARIGGLELLGDRVRLQTFGSPDALVDLTGAAVAELQLAPGRQIWLSVKATELDVYPEAG, encoded by the coding sequence ATGAGCCTGCGGGCCGAGGTGATGCTGCGCCGCGGGACGTTTGAACTCGACGTCGATCTCGCCATAGAAGACGGGGAGATCCTGGCCGTGCTGGGGCCGAACGGAGCCGGCAAGACGACGCTACTGCGCGCCCTGGCCGGCCTGGACGAGCTGCAGGCGGGGCGGATCGTCGTCGACTCCACCATCTACGCCGAGGCCGGCGCGGTGGATATCGCGCCGGAGAGCCGGAGAATCGCCTATGTTTTTCAGGACTATCGCCTCTTCCCGCATCTGAGCGCCCGGGAGAACGTCGCCTACGGTGCGCGCTCGCGCGGGAGGTCTCGGGTGCAGGCCCGGGCTGAGGCCGACGGTTGGCTGGAGCGGCTCGGGATCGCCGCGGTGGCCGGCCATCGCCCGTCCAAGCTGTCGGGCGGCCAGGCACAGCGGGTTGCGCTGGCCCGGGCGCTGGCCACCGACCCGGCGCTGGTGCTCCTCGACGAGCCGCTGGCCGCGCTCGATGCCCGCACCCGTGGTGAGGTCCGGGCCATGCTGAAGACCCAACTGCACGAGGTGGGCGCGCCGACGGTACTGGTCACCCACGAGGCGCTGGAGGCGACGGTGCTGGCCGACCGGCTCCTCGTGCTGGAGAACGGACGGATGGTGCAGCAGGGGACGCCGGCGGAGGTGGCCCGGCGACCGGCTACGCCCTACGTCGCCAAGTTGATGGGGCTGAACCTCTACGCCGGCACCCGGTCGCCGCTTGGGCAGATTACCGTCGACGGCGGCGGGACATTCATCTGCGCCGAGGCCGACCCGAATTTCAGTGGGGCCCTGAGCGGGCGGGTGCTGGTGGCGCTGCGCCCGAGCGCGATCACCGTGCACGCGGCCCAGCCGGTGAACACCAGCCCGCGCAACGTCTGGCCGGCCCGGATCGGTGGCTTGGAGCTGCTCGGCGACCGGGTCCGGCTGCAGACCTTCGGCTCCCCGGACGCGCTGGTCGACCTCACCGGGGCCGCCGTCGCCGAACTCCAACTGGCCCCCGGGCGGCAGATCTGGTTGTCGGTGAAGGCGACCGAGCTGGACGTCTACCCCGAGGCAGGCTGA
- a CDS encoding molybdate transport system permease protein yields METLPLKAPGRRASRRRSAPPLLIGIGALLGLLVLLLPLVAMLIRAPWSSLTTLWRSSDVVTALRLSLICATSATGISLLLGVPLAWVLARVRMPGIRFIRALVLLPLILPPVVGGVALLYGFGRNGIFGRYLDEWFGITLPFTTAGVIVAETFVAMPFLVVAVEGAIRSADVGLEEAAATLGASRMRIFRTVTLPLIAPSLLAGSVLCWARALGEFGATITFAGNYPGTTQTMPLAVYNALESDPDAAIAVSLVLLVVAVTVLVALRERWLHPGFTS; encoded by the coding sequence GTGGAGACCCTCCCGCTCAAGGCTCCCGGCCGGCGCGCGAGTCGACGAAGATCGGCGCCACCCCTCCTGATCGGGATCGGGGCCCTCCTCGGGCTGCTGGTGCTACTGCTGCCCCTGGTCGCGATGCTCATCCGGGCGCCCTGGTCGTCGCTGACCACGCTTTGGCGCAGCAGCGACGTCGTCACCGCTCTGCGCCTGTCTTTGATCTGCGCCACGTCGGCCACCGGTATCTCGCTGTTACTCGGGGTGCCGCTGGCCTGGGTGCTGGCCCGGGTGCGGATGCCAGGGATCCGATTCATCCGGGCTCTGGTGCTGCTGCCGCTGATCCTGCCGCCGGTGGTCGGCGGGGTCGCGCTCCTCTACGGCTTCGGGCGCAACGGCATCTTCGGCCGCTACCTGGACGAGTGGTTCGGGATCACCCTCCCGTTCACCACGGCCGGCGTCATCGTGGCCGAGACGTTCGTCGCGATGCCGTTCCTGGTGGTCGCGGTGGAGGGGGCGATCCGCTCGGCTGATGTCGGGCTGGAAGAGGCAGCGGCCACCCTCGGCGCGTCCCGGATGCGGATCTTCCGGACGGTGACGCTGCCGCTCATCGCGCCGTCGCTGCTGGCTGGGTCGGTGCTCTGCTGGGCCCGGGCCCTCGGCGAGTTCGGCGCGACGATCACCTTCGCCGGCAACTACCCGGGTACCACCCAGACGATGCCCCTGGCCGTCTACAACGCACTCGAGTCCGACCCGGATGCGGCGATCGCGGTGAGCCTGGTGCTGCTGGTGGTCGCGGTGACGGTGCTCGTCGCGCTGCGCGAACGCTGGCTGCACCCCGGATTCACCTCATGA
- a CDS encoding phosphate ABC transporter membrane protein 2, PhoT family: MTTATVSSLQSAPGLGRRKAKNNIATAVITGSFLLALIPLVWLLWTVISKGFSVIVQQGWFTEDQTGITNRRAGGGVLHAIIGTLQQVAVASIIAIPISILVAIYLIEYGGNSRLATMASFMIDILTGIPSIVAALFIYAVFVTSFGGVQQGFYVSLALVMLMIPVVVRSTEEMLKLVPNELREASYALGVPKWKTIIRIVLPTALSGIVTGVMLGVARIAGETAPLLVLVGYSQTTNWNLFSGSQGSLPGMINDQAPNYTLPHPADRMWGAALTLILIVMSLNLLARFITRFSKITN; encoded by the coding sequence ATGACCACGGCAACCGTCTCGTCGCTGCAGTCGGCCCCCGGGTTGGGACGCCGCAAGGCGAAGAACAACATCGCCACCGCGGTGATCACCGGTTCCTTCCTGCTCGCCCTGATCCCGCTGGTCTGGCTGCTCTGGACCGTCATCAGCAAGGGCTTCTCGGTGATCGTCCAGCAGGGCTGGTTCACCGAGGACCAGACCGGCATCACCAACCGGCGGGCCGGCGGCGGTGTCCTGCACGCCATCATCGGGACGCTGCAGCAGGTCGCGGTCGCCTCGATCATCGCGATCCCGATCTCGATCCTGGTCGCCATCTACCTGATCGAGTACGGGGGCAACAGCCGGCTGGCCACGATGGCCAGCTTCATGATCGACATCCTTACTGGTATCCCGTCGATCGTCGCCGCACTCTTTATCTACGCGGTCTTCGTTACCAGCTTCGGCGGGGTGCAGCAGGGCTTCTACGTCTCGCTCGCCTTGGTCATGCTGATGATCCCGGTGGTGGTCCGCTCCACCGAGGAGATGCTCAAGCTGGTTCCGAACGAGCTGCGCGAGGCCTCGTACGCGCTCGGTGTGCCGAAGTGGAAGACGATCATTCGGATCGTGCTCCCGACGGCGCTGTCGGGCATCGTCACCGGCGTCATGCTCGGCGTCGCCCGCATCGCCGGTGAGACGGCTCCCCTGCTGGTGCTCGTCGGGTACTCGCAGACCACCAACTGGAACCTCTTCTCGGGGTCGCAGGGATCGCTCCCCGGAATGATCAACGACCAGGCCCCGAACTACACGCTGCCCCATCCGGCCGACCGCATGTGGGGCGCGGCCCTGACGCTGATCCTCATCGTGATGAGCCTCAACCTGCTGGCCCGCTTCATCACCCGCTTCAGCAAGATCACCAACTGA
- a CDS encoding cholesterol oxidase: MSDYDVLVIGSGFGGSVTALRLTEKGYRVGVIEAGQRFTAHTLPKTSWDLRNFLWAPKLGLRGIQRLHLLKDVVVMAGAGVGGGSLNYANTLYEPPQPFYDDPQWRDITDWRSELAPFYTQARKMLGVTINPTTTRSDVQMRKLADQFGKGDTFHMTPVGVFFGRDGQKEPGKRVPDPFFGGAGPERTGCIECGSCMTGCRYGAKNTLNENYLGLAERAGAKVHPLTTVTNVRPLPKGGYAIDTVHTGRWFTKRPDQTFTAEHVVFAAGSFGTQTLLHKLKATTLPKISGRLGYLTRTNSEALLGARSSDKAADYTQGVAITSSWHPDENTHIEPVRYGKGSNLMALLNTGLTDGGSRPKRLLSLFTQLATRPRMIRALNPRKWSEQVIILLVMQSLNNSITVMRRKSRFGFGGLTSTQGDGEPNPTWIPVANDAARTLAKNIDGEPGGLWSDLLNIPMTAHFIGGCTIGASAADGVIDPYHRVYGYEGLHVVDGSALSANLGVNPSLSITAQAERAMSLWPNAGERDERPPLGSAYSRISPTFPKNPAVPAHAPAALRFDATPNLTVVTPAASNS; the protein is encoded by the coding sequence GTGAGCGACTATGACGTCCTGGTCATCGGTTCCGGGTTCGGTGGGAGCGTCACCGCCCTCCGCCTGACGGAGAAGGGCTACCGGGTTGGCGTCATCGAAGCCGGCCAGCGCTTTACCGCGCACACGCTCCCGAAGACATCGTGGGATCTCCGCAACTTCCTCTGGGCCCCGAAGCTCGGCCTGCGCGGCATTCAGCGGCTGCACCTGCTGAAGGACGTCGTCGTGATGGCCGGCGCCGGGGTCGGCGGCGGCTCGCTCAACTACGCGAACACCCTCTACGAGCCGCCACAGCCCTTCTACGACGACCCGCAGTGGCGCGACATCACCGACTGGCGCTCCGAGCTCGCACCTTTCTATACGCAGGCCCGCAAGATGCTCGGCGTCACCATCAACCCGACCACCACCCGGTCGGACGTGCAGATGCGCAAGCTGGCCGACCAGTTCGGCAAGGGCGACACCTTCCACATGACGCCGGTCGGCGTCTTCTTCGGCCGGGACGGGCAGAAAGAGCCGGGCAAGCGCGTCCCCGACCCGTTCTTCGGCGGTGCCGGACCGGAACGCACCGGCTGCATCGAGTGCGGCTCCTGCATGACCGGCTGCCGCTACGGCGCCAAGAACACGTTGAACGAGAACTACCTCGGCCTGGCCGAGCGGGCCGGGGCAAAGGTGCACCCGCTGACGACCGTCACCAATGTCCGCCCGCTGCCCAAGGGCGGGTACGCGATCGACACCGTGCACACCGGGCGCTGGTTCACGAAGCGCCCCGATCAGACCTTCACCGCCGAGCACGTCGTCTTCGCCGCCGGTTCCTTCGGCACCCAGACGCTGCTGCACAAGCTGAAGGCGACGACCCTGCCGAAGATCTCCGGGCGCCTGGGTTACCTCACCCGCACCAACTCCGAGGCCCTCCTCGGTGCCCGCAGCAGCGACAAGGCGGCCGACTACACGCAGGGCGTCGCGATCACCTCCTCGTGGCACCCGGACGAGAACACCCACATCGAGCCGGTGCGCTACGGCAAGGGCAGCAACCTGATGGCCCTGCTCAACACCGGTCTCACCGACGGGGGCAGCCGCCCCAAGCGGCTCCTCTCGCTCTTCACGCAGCTCGCCACCCGTCCGCGGATGATCCGGGCCCTCAATCCGCGGAAGTGGTCGGAGCAGGTGATCATCCTGCTGGTGATGCAGTCGCTCAACAACTCCATCACGGTGATGCGCCGCAAGTCCCGCTTCGGCTTCGGTGGCCTCACCTCGACCCAGGGCGACGGCGAACCGAACCCGACCTGGATTCCGGTGGCCAACGACGCCGCCCGGACGCTGGCCAAGAACATCGACGGCGAACCCGGTGGCCTCTGGAGCGACCTGCTCAACATTCCGATGACGGCCCATTTCATCGGTGGCTGCACGATCGGCGCCTCGGCCGCGGACGGTGTCATCGACCCGTACCACCGCGTCTACGGCTACGAAGGCCTGCACGTTGTTGATGGTTCGGCACTGTCGGCCAATCTCGGGGTGAACCCGTCACTGTCGATCACCGCGCAGGCCGAGCGGGCGATGAGCCTCTGGCCCAACGCCGGCGAGCGAGACGAGCGCCCGCCGCTCGGCTCGGCCTACAGCCGGATCAGCCCGACGTTCCCGAAGAATCCGGCCGTACCGGCCCACGCCCCGGCGGCGCTGCGCTTCGACGCCACGCCGAACCTGACCGTCGTCACCCCGGCCGCCTCCAATTCCTGA
- a CDS encoding phosphate ABC transporter ATP-binding protein, PhoT family yields the protein MAKRIDAKNLNIYYGKFLAVSDVNFTIAPRSVTAFIGPSGCGKSTVLRTINRMHEVISGARVEGEILLDGDNMYASSVDPVDVRRTIGMVFQRPNPFPTMSIADNVVAGLKLQSGRMKKSDLENVVEKSLRGANLWEEVKDRLNKPGAGLSGGQQQRLCIARAIAVEPQVLLMDEPCSALDPISTLAIEDLIQTLKEKYTIVIVTHNMQQAARVSERTAFFNLSAVGKPGQLVEMDDTEKIFANPSDQRTEDYISGRFG from the coding sequence ATGGCCAAGCGCATCGACGCCAAGAACCTGAACATCTACTACGGCAAGTTCCTGGCCGTCAGCGATGTCAACTTCACCATCGCGCCCCGCTCGGTGACCGCCTTCATCGGCCCCTCCGGCTGTGGCAAGTCGACGGTGCTGCGGACCATCAACCGCATGCACGAGGTGATCTCCGGGGCCCGGGTCGAGGGCGAGATCCTGCTCGACGGAGACAATATGTATGCCTCCTCGGTCGACCCGGTGGACGTGCGCCGCACGATCGGCATGGTCTTCCAGCGCCCCAATCCGTTCCCGACGATGTCCATCGCCGACAACGTGGTGGCCGGGTTGAAGCTGCAGAGCGGGCGGATGAAGAAGTCCGACCTGGAGAACGTGGTGGAGAAGTCGCTGCGCGGCGCGAACCTCTGGGAAGAGGTGAAGGACCGGCTGAACAAGCCCGGCGCCGGCCTCTCCGGTGGTCAGCAGCAGCGTCTCTGCATCGCGCGGGCCATCGCCGTCGAGCCGCAGGTTCTCCTGATGGACGAGCCCTGCTCGGCGCTCGACCCGATCTCGACGCTGGCGATCGAGGACCTCATCCAGACGCTCAAAGAGAAGTACACGATCGTCATCGTCACCCACAACATGCAGCAGGCGGCCCGGGTCAGCGAGCGGACGGCCTTCTTCAACCTCTCGGCGGTCGGCAAGCCGGGTCAGTTGGTGGAGATGGACGACACCGAGAAGATCTTCGCCAACCCCTCCGACCAGCGGACTGAGGACTACATCTCCGGCCGCTTCGGCTGA